One Pontibacter deserti genomic region harbors:
- a CDS encoding sodium:proton antiporter, which translates to MLTNFILLAQNMHSPPGFLIIPFLLLIGMIAAGPIFFGHFWEHNYKKVAVVLGLTVLGYYLFALQDVHMPIHTFFEYASFAILLSSLYIAAGGIYININANATPAMNVALVAIGAVLANIVGTTGASLLLIRPFIRLNVHRIKPYQIVFFIFIVSNAGGLLTPLGDPPLFIGFLKGVPFFWTLQHLFMPWILAIAILCFVFYLVDRRNKVAYTPRPEIVAKNEERTEFYISGKRNLFWLAIIIGAIFLDPNVIEGLPHIAYDGNKFSFLREIIQLTAAFFCFRFSSKTALAGNQFNFHPILEVIFLFFGIFFTMMPALQLSAEIASAPQYAKYITPNFLYWATGSLSGFLDNAPTYANFLSLGMAKYDMAQNSVVEVRQFATGTGTDPITLILLEAISLASVLFGAFTYIGNGPNFMVKAIAESAGIKMPSFFGYVIRYSIPFLLPVLILIWFLVVQLRLF; encoded by the coding sequence ATGCTAACCAATTTTATCCTGCTTGCCCAAAATATGCATTCGCCGCCAGGCTTTCTGATTATCCCGTTTTTATTGCTGATAGGTATGATTGCAGCTGGCCCTATCTTCTTTGGCCATTTCTGGGAACACAATTATAAAAAAGTAGCCGTAGTGCTAGGTTTAACAGTACTAGGGTACTACCTGTTTGCCCTGCAGGATGTGCACATGCCGATCCATACTTTTTTTGAATACGCTTCTTTTGCTATACTTTTAAGCTCGTTGTACATTGCAGCAGGTGGTATCTATATAAACATTAATGCCAACGCTACACCGGCTATGAACGTAGCCTTGGTAGCCATAGGTGCAGTATTGGCCAATATAGTTGGTACCACTGGTGCATCGCTATTGCTTATCCGTCCGTTCATCCGCCTGAATGTACACCGCATAAAGCCTTACCAGATCGTATTCTTTATTTTTATAGTTAGTAATGCTGGTGGCTTGCTTACGCCGCTAGGTGACCCTCCGCTGTTCATCGGTTTCCTGAAAGGTGTTCCGTTCTTCTGGACACTGCAGCACTTGTTTATGCCATGGATACTGGCAATAGCTATACTTTGCTTTGTATTTTACCTGGTAGACAGACGTAACAAAGTAGCCTATACACCACGCCCTGAAATAGTAGCCAAAAACGAGGAACGTACCGAATTCTATATTAGTGGTAAGCGAAACCTGTTCTGGCTGGCCATTATCATTGGCGCTATCTTTCTTGACCCGAATGTGATAGAAGGGCTGCCACACATAGCTTACGATGGCAACAAATTTTCTTTCCTGCGCGAAATCATTCAACTAACTGCAGCTTTCTTCTGCTTCCGTTTCTCAAGCAAGACAGCTTTGGCCGGTAACCAGTTTAACTTTCACCCAATTCTGGAAGTAATATTCCTGTTTTTTGGTATCTTCTTTACCATGATGCCTGCCCTGCAGCTTTCCGCAGAAATCGCTTCGGCTCCGCAATACGCAAAGTATATTACACCTAACTTCCTGTACTGGGCTACCGGCTCACTTTCCGGTTTTTTGGATAACGCACCAACTTATGCCAATTTCCTTTCTTTAGGTATGGCAAAGTATGATATGGCACAAAACAGTGTGGTAGAGGTACGCCAGTTTGCTACAGGCACAGGCACTGACCCAATTACACTTATACTTTTAGAGGCGATCTCGCTTGCTTCCGTGTTATTTGGTGCATTCACCTATATTGGTAATGGTCCTAACTTTATGGTGAAAGCAATTGCAGAAAGCGCCGGTATTAAAATGCCATCATTCTTTGGCTATGTAATTCGTTACTCTATACCGTTCCTGTTACCGGTTCTTATCCTGATCTGGTTCCTGGTTGTGCAGCTGAGGTTGTTCTAA
- a CDS encoding NifU family protein yields MTENKEKMVSVYAEANPNPESMKFVMNVQLLPDGQSVDYPDLESAVESPLAQELFNFDYVGRVFIASNFVTVTKNSSLEWVKLIPELRTFLKSYVEAGGPIFNEGFSAAPKTEAAANGETSEGDAAIVKKVIDLLDNYVRPAVEQDGGNITFKSYNDGVVTVYLQGSCSGCPSATVTLKAGIENLLKRMVPEVKEVVADGVSI; encoded by the coding sequence ATGACAGAAAATAAAGAAAAGATGGTGTCGGTATATGCTGAGGCAAACCCGAACCCTGAATCAATGAAGTTTGTGATGAACGTGCAGTTGCTGCCTGATGGCCAGAGCGTGGATTACCCGGATCTGGAGAGTGCAGTAGAATCGCCGTTGGCACAGGAGCTATTTAATTTTGATTATGTAGGCCGTGTATTTATTGCAAGCAATTTTGTAACTGTAACTAAAAATTCGAGCCTGGAGTGGGTGAAGCTTATACCTGAGCTGCGCACGTTCCTGAAGTCTTATGTAGAGGCTGGTGGCCCGATCTTTAACGAAGGCTTCTCGGCTGCACCTAAAACCGAAGCTGCTGCTAACGGCGAAACATCAGAAGGTGATGCGGCTATAGTTAAAAAAGTGATTGACTTGCTGGATAATTATGTGCGTCCGGCTGTAGAGCAGGATGGTGGTAACATTACATTCAAATCTTATAACGATGGTGTGGTAACTGTATACTTGCAGGGGTCTTGCAGTGGCTGCCCGTCTGCTACGGTAACCTTAAAGGCTGGTATTGAGAACCTGCTGAAGCGTATGGTGCCTGAAGTAAAAGAAGTAGTTGCTGACGGCGTATCTATCTAA
- the secDF gene encoding protein translocase subunit SecDF, translating to MRNKSLIIALTVIVSALCLFFLSFTFIANNVQKDAEAFATDAQGNVDLAKKQTYLDSIWKEPVFMGFTYQEIKEKELGLGLDLKGGMHVVLEVSPVEIIKSMSGNSKDPKFLQALARAQELQKTSQASFTNLFAEAYREVEPNGRLSRIFSNTANRGRISYESTNEQVIDVIDQEVEDAIDRSFNILRTRIDKFGVNQPNIQRLKGTGRIQIELPGIDNPERVRKLLSGMANLEFWEVWTPQEFSPYFMQLNEYLTQQEKAGKFNLKETETKKDALASAAAKTDTAAEGDVLAQAAASDSNAVAATKTDTTKKDSAAAALAAADSLANQAGPLARLFTQLPNGLGANVRDTAKINDIFARPEVRAIFPPNMKFLWDVKPIAGDNRQEFVELYAVKKGRDGKAPLAGDAINDARQDFDQQGQPEINMSMNPTGAKKWARLTGNNVGRQIAIVLDNYVYSAPVVQGEITGGSSSISGNFTIEEAQDLANILKAGKMPAPTRIVEEAIVGPSLGQEAINQGLLSTLAGLVIVVVFMIAYYSRGGFIADLALIFNVFFILGILAQFSAALTLPGIAGIVLTLGMAVDANVLIFERMREEARKGLSMREVINKGYDKAFMTIMDANVTTFLAGFILYFFGSGPVKGFAITLMLGIATSFFTSVYISRLFIEASFQKAGKLSFSNAFAERLFQNVKFDVMKWKKPAYAFSLGLIIFGFVAMAIKGPNLGVDFKGGRSYVVEFDQAVPASDVRAALSDDFQEAGTEVKTFGASNRVKVITSWLADDESIQADEQVKTALDAGLKEYSQLNPKVLSSSKVGATMADDIQNTAIIALVLSLIGIFIYVMFRFSKWQFSLGGVVALLHDALMIIAIFAILDLFGISYEMDQVFIAAVLTIIGFSINDTVVIFDRVREYMVDNPRSHIRDIVNPALINTFSRTIITSATVFMVVLVLFIFGGEVLRGFSLAMMIGILFGVYSSLFIAAPIVVDTMKDEKKPTPAPQPVAKKVS from the coding sequence ATGCGTAACAAATCGTTAATTATCGCGCTGACAGTTATAGTATCGGCTTTGTGCCTTTTCTTCCTGTCATTCACGTTTATTGCCAATAATGTGCAGAAGGATGCAGAAGCATTTGCTACTGATGCACAAGGCAACGTAGATCTTGCGAAAAAGCAGACCTACCTGGACTCTATCTGGAAAGAGCCTGTATTTATGGGCTTCACTTACCAGGAAATTAAAGAAAAAGAGCTTGGCCTTGGCCTTGACCTTAAAGGTGGTATGCACGTGGTACTGGAAGTATCGCCTGTAGAGATCATCAAGTCAATGTCTGGTAACAGCAAAGACCCGAAATTCCTGCAAGCACTTGCGCGTGCACAGGAGCTACAAAAAACAAGTCAGGCGAGCTTTACCAACCTGTTTGCTGAAGCTTACCGGGAAGTAGAGCCTAATGGTCGCCTAAGCCGTATTTTCTCTAACACTGCTAACCGTGGCAGGATCAGCTACGAATCTACTAACGAGCAGGTAATTGATGTGATTGACCAGGAAGTGGAAGATGCAATTGACCGTTCTTTTAACATCCTGCGCACCCGTATCGATAAATTTGGTGTAAACCAGCCTAACATCCAGCGCCTGAAAGGTACTGGCCGAATCCAGATTGAGCTACCAGGTATAGATAATCCTGAGCGTGTACGTAAACTGTTATCAGGTATGGCTAACCTGGAGTTCTGGGAAGTATGGACTCCGCAGGAATTCAGCCCATACTTTATGCAGCTGAACGAATACCTGACACAGCAGGAAAAAGCAGGTAAGTTTAACCTGAAAGAAACTGAAACCAAAAAGGATGCTTTAGCATCTGCTGCTGCTAAAACTGACACTGCTGCCGAAGGCGATGTATTAGCACAGGCTGCTGCATCTGACTCAAACGCAGTTGCTGCTACAAAAACTGATACTACTAAGAAAGATTCTGCTGCCGCTGCTCTAGCTGCTGCCGACTCACTTGCTAACCAGGCTGGCCCACTGGCTCGTCTGTTTACACAGTTACCTAACGGCCTTGGTGCTAACGTTCGCGATACAGCCAAGATAAACGACATCTTTGCAAGACCTGAAGTTCGTGCTATCTTCCCTCCTAACATGAAGTTTTTATGGGATGTGAAGCCAATTGCCGGTGACAACCGCCAGGAGTTTGTTGAGCTTTATGCCGTTAAAAAAGGTCGTGATGGCAAAGCGCCACTTGCAGGTGATGCTATCAACGATGCCCGCCAGGACTTCGATCAGCAGGGTCAGCCGGAAATCAACATGTCTATGAACCCAACAGGTGCCAAGAAATGGGCTCGCCTGACAGGTAACAACGTTGGTCGCCAGATCGCAATCGTACTTGATAATTATGTATACTCTGCACCAGTTGTACAAGGTGAGATCACAGGTGGTAGCTCTTCTATCTCTGGTAACTTCACAATCGAAGAAGCACAGGACTTAGCTAACATCCTGAAAGCCGGTAAAATGCCTGCTCCAACCCGTATCGTGGAAGAAGCTATCGTAGGTCCGTCACTTGGTCAGGAAGCTATCAACCAGGGATTGCTGTCTACACTGGCAGGTCTTGTGATTGTGGTTGTGTTCATGATCGCTTACTACAGCCGTGGTGGTTTTATTGCTGACTTAGCACTTATCTTCAACGTATTCTTTATACTTGGTATACTTGCCCAGTTCAGCGCTGCACTTACATTGCCTGGTATTGCCGGTATCGTACTTACCCTGGGTATGGCCGTGGATGCGAACGTACTGATTTTTGAGCGTATGCGTGAAGAAGCCCGCAAAGGCCTGAGCATGCGCGAAGTGATCAACAAAGGATACGACAAAGCGTTCATGACCATTATGGATGCCAACGTAACTACCTTCCTGGCTGGTTTTATACTTTACTTCTTCGGTTCTGGCCCGGTTAAAGGGTTCGCTATCACCCTGATGCTGGGTATCGCAACGTCATTCTTTACATCGGTATATATTTCTCGCCTGTTCATCGAGGCTTCTTTCCAGAAAGCTGGTAAACTATCATTCTCTAATGCATTTGCTGAGAGATTATTCCAGAACGTGAAGTTTGATGTAATGAAGTGGAAAAAGCCTGCTTACGCTTTCTCGCTTGGCCTGATCATCTTCGGTTTTGTAGCGATGGCTATTAAAGGACCAAACCTGGGTGTAGACTTTAAAGGAGGCCGTTCTTATGTAGTAGAATTTGATCAGGCAGTGCCTGCTTCAGATGTACGTGCTGCTTTATCTGATGACTTCCAGGAGGCCGGTACTGAAGTAAAAACATTTGGTGCTTCTAATCGTGTGAAAGTAATTACCAGCTGGTTAGCTGATGACGAAAGTATACAGGCAGATGAGCAGGTAAAAACAGCGCTGGATGCAGGTCTGAAAGAGTACAGCCAGCTAAACCCTAAAGTACTTAGCTCATCAAAAGTAGGCGCAACCATGGCTGATGATATTCAGAACACGGCTATTATTGCCCTTGTGCTGTCATTGATCGGTATCTTTATCTACGTAATGTTCCGCTTCAGCAAGTGGCAGTTCTCACTGGGTGGTGTGGTTGCATTGCTTCACGATGCCCTGATGATCATTGCTATCTTCGCTATACTTGACCTGTTCGGTATTTCTTATGAAATGGACCAGGTATTTATTGCAGCGGTACTTACCATTATTGGTTTCTCTATTAACGATACCGTAGTAATCTTTGACCGTGTACGTGAGTATATGGTGGATAACCCACGCTCTCATATCAGAGACATCGTAAACCCTGCCCTAATCAACACATTCAGCCGTACCATCATTACTTCGGCTACGGTGTTTATGGTGGTGTTGGTACTGTTTATTTTTGGTGGCGAAGTACTGCGTGGCTTCTCGCTTGCCATGATGATCGGTATCCTGTTCGGTGTTTACTCATCACTTTTCATTGCAGCCCCAATTGTGGTAGATACCATGAAGGATGAGAAAAAACCAACTCCGGCTCCACAGCCAGTTGCAAAAAAAGTTAGCTAA
- a CDS encoding RNA methyltransferase, whose product MPKIKPIAQHFRHLLMSVTLLWALMLNGQEVVAYSLPADHAAQQATSKVADAPAEKKTVVKQKVSLEATTSFVTLNLQQATLPAPLPAFAAPTDEILPAHTALPIGNGFVAQLFPTTIQPNAP is encoded by the coding sequence ATGCCGAAAATTAAACCGATAGCACAACACTTCAGGCATCTTTTGATGTCGGTAACCCTGCTTTGGGCACTTATGCTCAATGGCCAGGAAGTGGTGGCATATAGTTTACCGGCCGATCATGCTGCACAGCAGGCAACTTCTAAAGTAGCTGATGCGCCAGCTGAGAAAAAAACAGTTGTAAAACAGAAGGTATCGTTAGAGGCTACTACCTCTTTTGTAACCTTAAACCTGCAGCAGGCTACCCTGCCTGCACCGCTACCTGCTTTTGCAGCACCTACTGATGAAATACTTCCAGCCCATACTGCCTTACCTATAGGCAATGGCTTTGTGGCACAACTCTTCCCGACAACCATACAGCCCAACGCTCCTTAG
- a CDS encoding potassium channel family protein: MTHRFAVIGLGIFGNSIARTLAERGAEVLAIDNDEDHVEDIKDDVAYAVALDATDIRALESQNIQDMEAVIVAIGEDFEALLITTANLQELNVKRVITRASNKQQRRILEKMGVQEILSPEGEVGKTVAERLLQPSIRTFLPLPDNYEIVEINTPRGIANKSLSKISLREKYNLNMITIKRFFEEIQDGKPTQVEHIIGVPKADTIIYPSDILILIGKKHDVKRFIEVNR; the protein is encoded by the coding sequence ATGACGCACAGGTTCGCAGTTATAGGACTAGGTATTTTCGGAAACTCTATTGCCAGAACACTGGCAGAGCGTGGTGCCGAAGTACTTGCCATCGATAATGATGAAGACCATGTGGAAGACATCAAAGATGATGTAGCCTATGCTGTGGCCCTTGATGCAACCGACATCCGTGCCCTGGAATCACAAAACATCCAGGACATGGAAGCGGTAATTGTAGCCATCGGCGAAGATTTCGAGGCTTTGCTTATCACCACCGCCAACCTGCAGGAACTGAACGTGAAGCGCGTAATTACACGTGCATCCAACAAACAACAGCGCCGCATTCTCGAGAAAATGGGAGTGCAGGAAATTCTGTCGCCGGAGGGTGAAGTTGGTAAAACAGTAGCTGAGCGCTTGTTGCAGCCAAGTATACGTACTTTCCTTCCTTTACCCGATAATTACGAGATTGTGGAGATCAACACGCCGCGTGGTATTGCCAACAAAAGTTTGTCTAAAATATCGCTCCGCGAGAAGTATAACCTTAATATGATCACGATAAAGCGGTTTTTTGAGGAGATACAGGATGGAAAGCCAACACAGGTAGAGCATATCATTGGTGTACCGAAAGCTGATACCATCATTTACCCTTCCGATATCCTGATCCTGATCGGGAAAAAGCACGATGTAAAGCGATTTATAGAAGTAAACCGCTAA
- the udk gene encoding uridine kinase, with protein sequence MQKPFIVGITGGSASGKTTFLNKLLTSFSPENICLISQDNYYKSREHQTCDANGVTNFDLPSCIDHVAYAHDVLKVSQGETVYRTEYTFNNPTIVPKQLEFRPAPIVVVEGIFVFYFEEIAKLLDLKVYIDAKEYIKLQRRIVRDKVERGYDLDDVLYRYTHHVAPTYEKYIKPYKNDADIIIPNNQNFEKGLNVLTTFLNAKIQ encoded by the coding sequence ATGCAAAAGCCATTTATCGTCGGGATTACAGGAGGTAGTGCTTCAGGAAAAACAACTTTTTTGAACAAACTACTTACTTCGTTCTCACCGGAAAATATCTGCCTGATCTCTCAGGATAATTATTACAAATCACGCGAGCACCAGACCTGTGACGCGAACGGAGTAACCAATTTCGACCTTCCTTCCTGCATAGATCACGTTGCTTACGCACACGACGTACTAAAAGTGAGCCAGGGCGAAACCGTTTACCGCACCGAGTATACATTTAACAACCCTACTATAGTACCAAAGCAACTGGAGTTTAGGCCAGCCCCGATTGTGGTTGTAGAAGGCATTTTTGTGTTTTACTTTGAGGAGATTGCCAAACTGCTGGACCTGAAAGTATACATCGATGCAAAGGAGTATATTAAACTGCAGCGCCGTATAGTTCGTGATAAGGTAGAGCGCGGCTACGACCTGGATGATGTGCTTTACCGTTACACACACCATGTAGCGCCAACCTACGAAAAGTATATCAAGCCTTACAAAAACGATGCAGACATCATCATCCCGAACAACCAAAACTTTGAAAAAGGGCTGAATGTGTTGACCACTTTCCTTAACGCTAAGATACAATAA
- a CDS encoding non-canonical purine NTP diphosphatase, translating into MKELCFATNNRNKIAEVSQMLEGKYKLLSLEDIGCHEELAEDQDTLEGNSRQKAQFVWEKYNVNCFADDTGLEVDAICGEPGVYSARYAGPQRSDSDNINKLLHVLDGQDNRKARFRTSITLYLDNKEYQFEGIVNGKIATERKGDKGFGYDPVFIPEGHEQTFAEMNPAEKNAISHRGRAMQKLIQFLQAQ; encoded by the coding sequence ATGAAAGAGCTTTGCTTTGCCACCAACAACCGGAACAAAATTGCAGAAGTTAGCCAGATGCTGGAAGGCAAGTATAAGCTGCTGAGCCTGGAAGATATTGGCTGCCACGAAGAATTGGCCGAAGATCAGGATACACTGGAAGGAAATTCGCGCCAGAAAGCGCAATTCGTGTGGGAAAAGTATAACGTAAACTGCTTTGCCGACGACACCGGCCTGGAAGTTGATGCCATTTGCGGCGAGCCCGGTGTTTACTCTGCCCGCTATGCCGGCCCGCAACGTTCCGATTCCGACAACATAAACAAACTGCTTCATGTGTTGGATGGCCAGGATAACCGAAAAGCCCGCTTCCGCACAAGTATAACTTTATACTTAGACAATAAGGAGTACCAGTTTGAAGGCATCGTGAACGGAAAAATAGCCACTGAACGGAAAGGAGATAAAGGCTTTGGCTACGACCCGGTTTTTATACCTGAAGGCCACGAGCAGACCTTTGCAGAGATGAACCCCGCCGAGAAAAATGCGATCAGTCACCGCGGCAGGGCCATGCAAAAGCTCATACAATTTCTGCAGGCACAATAG
- a CDS encoding phosphoribosyltransferase family protein: MTHPHQHLILDKAQIEQKIKRMAFEIYEHNFEEQELVLAGIYEKGTILADMLATQLRSISPINVQLLTVKLNKVSPLEAPVKLEPESISIADKVVIIVDDVLNTGKTLAYTLNSFLPQNPKKVEIATLVNRHHTLYPVASTYTGFSLATTLREHVEVVLQDEVAAYLH, from the coding sequence ATGACACATCCGCACCAACACCTGATTCTGGACAAAGCGCAGATTGAGCAGAAAATTAAGCGCATGGCCTTTGAGATTTACGAGCACAATTTTGAAGAGCAGGAACTGGTACTGGCCGGCATCTACGAGAAAGGAACTATACTTGCCGACATGCTGGCAACACAACTACGCAGCATCTCGCCGATAAACGTGCAGCTGCTAACGGTTAAGCTCAACAAGGTAAGCCCTCTGGAAGCACCTGTAAAGCTAGAGCCTGAAAGTATAAGCATAGCAGACAAGGTTGTGATTATAGTTGATGATGTACTGAACACCGGCAAAACACTGGCTTATACGTTGAATTCTTTCCTGCCCCAAAACCCTAAAAAGGTGGAAATCGCCACACTCGTAAACCGCCATCATACTTTATACCCGGTTGCCTCAACTTATACCGGCTTCTCGCTGGCTACTACCCTGCGCGAGCATGTAGAAGTTGTGCTGCAGGACGAAGTAGCGGCATATTTGCATTAA
- a CDS encoding type B 50S ribosomal protein L31 has translation MKKGIHPEYREVVFHDMTSDFKFITRSTMNSDETVTMEDGKTYPVVKVEVSSASHPFYTGKNIFVDTAGRVEKFNTRYKKK, from the coding sequence ATGAAAAAAGGCATTCACCCAGAATACAGAGAGGTTGTTTTCCACGATATGACTAGTGATTTCAAATTCATCACGCGTTCTACAATGAACTCTGATGAGACTGTCACTATGGAAGACGGTAAAACATATCCAGTAGTTAAAGTGGAAGTTTCTTCTGCATCACACCCTTTCTACACTGGTAAAAACATTTTCGTGGATACTGCTGGTCGTGTGGAGAAATTCAACACGCGTTACAAGAAAAAATAA
- a CDS encoding GlmU family protein, whose amino-acid sequence MNIILFDDPVIRQNLLPLTFTRPVAEIRTGILTIAEKWQELTRQVVSSLTQDYLKAKFMPYFDSSHNCYINGAVIPTVEMIEQLKSMNYGESYWQGDTLLAYHGGGEQTDSLEELLEKAQQSKKLNFEGEVLILREVWEIFVHNGREIRSDFKLLTKDRKSQPVNDKFTAVYGEENIFIEEGAKIRAAVLNAEDGPIYIGKNTQVQEGALIKGPFALCEGSHVNMGAKMRGDVTVGPQSKVGGEISASVILGYSNKGHDGFLGNSVLGEWCNLGADTNTSNLKNNYAQVKLWNYARGGFKNTGQQFCGLIMGDHSKCGINTMFNTGTVVGVSANVFGTGFPRNFIPSFSWGGAQGFETFQLRKVYEVAEKVMERRHKALDDTEKAILTEVFNQTQQYRVWDAKA is encoded by the coding sequence ATGAACATCATTCTCTTCGACGATCCGGTTATCCGGCAGAACCTGTTACCGCTTACATTTACGCGCCCGGTAGCAGAAATCCGAACTGGTATATTAACTATAGCCGAAAAATGGCAGGAGCTTACCAGGCAGGTTGTTTCTTCGCTTACCCAGGACTACCTGAAAGCCAAGTTTATGCCCTACTTTGACAGCTCGCATAACTGCTACATAAACGGTGCGGTTATACCTACCGTGGAGATGATTGAGCAGCTGAAAAGTATGAACTACGGCGAGTCGTACTGGCAGGGCGATACGTTGCTGGCTTACCACGGAGGTGGAGAACAGACAGATAGTTTAGAGGAGTTACTGGAGAAAGCGCAGCAGAGCAAAAAGCTGAATTTTGAAGGCGAAGTGCTGATACTACGCGAAGTATGGGAGATTTTTGTGCATAACGGCCGAGAGATCAGAAGCGACTTTAAACTGCTTACCAAAGACCGCAAAAGCCAGCCTGTGAACGATAAGTTTACAGCTGTTTATGGTGAAGAGAACATATTTATAGAAGAAGGGGCCAAAATAAGAGCAGCCGTTCTGAATGCTGAAGATGGCCCGATCTACATAGGCAAAAACACGCAGGTGCAGGAAGGCGCGCTGATAAAAGGACCATTTGCGCTTTGCGAAGGAAGCCACGTGAACATGGGCGCTAAAATGCGCGGCGATGTAACGGTTGGCCCACAGTCAAAAGTTGGCGGCGAGATCAGTGCTTCGGTTATACTTGGTTATTCAAACAAAGGCCATGATGGTTTCCTGGGTAATTCTGTGCTGGGCGAGTGGTGTAATTTAGGCGCCGATACCAATACATCTAATCTGAAGAACAACTATGCGCAGGTTAAACTTTGGAACTATGCGCGTGGCGGCTTTAAAAATACCGGGCAGCAGTTTTGCGGCTTGATTATGGGCGACCACAGCAAGTGCGGCATCAATACCATGTTTAATACTGGTACGGTGGTAGGTGTAAGTGCCAACGTTTTTGGAACAGGCTTCCCGCGTAACTTTATACCTTCATTCAGTTGGGGTGGTGCTCAGGGCTTCGAGACTTTCCAGTTGCGCAAAGTATACGAAGTAGCCGAAAAGGTAATGGAGCGCCGTCACAAAGCTTTAGACGACACCGAAAAAGCAATCCTTACCGAAGTCTTCAATCAAACCCAGCAATACCGGGTGTGGGACGCAAAAGCGTAA
- a CDS encoding DNA polymerase III subunit, whose product MQFSQILGHQETKQMLVNSVQRNHVAHAQLFLGKEGSANLALALAYATYINCENKQADDSCGTCSSCTKMNKLVHPDFNFVMPVTATKSITGKDVLSQNFLTQWREFILASPYQGLNEWMQHIGAENKQGAISKEESRQLVKLVSLKAFEGDYKIVLIWLPELMHPFAANALLKLLEEPPAKTLFLLVSQSAEKLLATITSRTQIVQVRNFTEEEVITWLQQKYNTDQTTAYQVAQLAEGNLNAASNLLSEVSSDYFSFFLSWMRSCFGYKFGELIDMSEDFQKLGRENQKNFLLYALNLFRKVMLYGVDASLITYLPADEMKFVQDFSKLMNADNGTRMAEELNQAHYHIERNANPKIVFVDSSIQIAHYLRGNY is encoded by the coding sequence GTGCAATTCTCTCAGATTTTAGGACATCAGGAAACGAAGCAGATGCTTGTAAACTCTGTGCAACGCAACCATGTGGCGCATGCGCAGCTGTTTCTGGGCAAGGAGGGAAGTGCGAACCTGGCACTTGCGCTGGCTTATGCCACGTACATCAACTGCGAAAATAAGCAGGCCGATGATTCATGTGGAACATGTAGCAGCTGTACCAAAATGAACAAGCTGGTGCACCCGGACTTTAATTTCGTGATGCCGGTTACAGCCACCAAAAGTATAACCGGTAAAGATGTGCTGAGCCAGAATTTCCTGACGCAGTGGCGTGAGTTTATACTTGCCAGCCCCTACCAGGGCCTGAACGAGTGGATGCAGCACATCGGCGCTGAAAACAAACAAGGCGCCATCTCGAAAGAAGAAAGCCGGCAACTGGTAAAACTAGTGTCATTAAAAGCATTCGAAGGCGACTATAAAATCGTGCTGATCTGGCTGCCGGAACTAATGCACCCTTTTGCGGCCAACGCGCTACTTAAGTTACTGGAAGAACCGCCTGCCAAAACATTGTTCCTGCTGGTATCACAGTCGGCGGAGAAACTGCTGGCAACTATAACCTCGCGTACGCAGATAGTGCAGGTGCGTAACTTTACCGAAGAAGAAGTAATAACCTGGCTCCAGCAAAAGTATAACACTGACCAAACCACTGCTTACCAGGTAGCACAACTGGCAGAAGGTAATCTAAATGCCGCATCAAACCTGTTATCAGAAGTTAGCTCAGATTATTTTAGCTTTTTTTTAAGTTGGATGCGTAGCTGCTTTGGCTATAAGTTCGGGGAGTTGATTGATATGAGCGAAGATTTTCAGAAGCTGGGCCGCGAGAACCAGAAGAACTTTTTGCTGTATGCGCTTAACCTGTTCCGGAAAGTGATGCTTTATGGTGTAGATGCCAGTCTGATAACTTACCTGCCAGCCGATGAGATGAAATTCGTGCAGGATTTCTCGAAACTGATGAACGCAGATAACGGTACGCGCATGGCCGAAGAACTGAACCAGGCACATTACCACATCGAGCGGAACGCCAACCCTAAAATTGTTTTCGTAGACAGCTCTATACAGATCGCGCATTATTTGCGTGGCAACTACTAA